A window from Sulfoacidibacillus ferrooxidans encodes these proteins:
- a CDS encoding acyl-CoA carboxylase subunit beta encodes MDDKVTEMEDRRSKIERGGGDRRILAQHEKGKYTARERIDLLLDPDSFREIGAFIEHRSSNFGMDQLEAPAEGVVTGWGKIAGRIVYIFAQDFTVFGGALGEMHGQKIARIMDLAAKNGAPVIGLNDSGGARIQEGVVSLDGYGHVFYRNAIYSGVVPQISVIMGPCAGGAVYSPAITDFIFMVNGTSQMFITGPKVIETVTGESISSENLGGAKVHASVSGVAHFATSTEEEALAGVRRLLSFLPQNHRDQPPVGEVDAKRDIDEDLLTIVPTDPTKPYNVLEVIERIVDFGDFYEVSPQFARNAVVGFARMDGHPIGIVANQPKYRAGGLDIDSSDKISRFIRFCDSFNIPLVTFEDVTGFIPGVKQEHEGIIRHGAKILYAYSEATVPKITVIIRKAYGGAYVALNSKAIGADLVLAWPSAEVAVMGSEGAANIIFAREISLSKDPESTRAQKIADYKQQFANPYIAAAAGMVDDVIDPRETRIKLLDALESLRFKEEVRPHKKHGNIPL; translated from the coding sequence ATGGATGATAAAGTAACGGAAATGGAAGATAGACGTAGCAAGATAGAACGTGGCGGCGGTGATCGCCGGATATTGGCACAACATGAAAAGGGCAAATATACAGCGCGCGAACGCATTGATCTATTACTTGATCCTGATTCATTTCGAGAGATCGGTGCTTTTATTGAACATCGAAGCTCTAATTTTGGCATGGATCAATTGGAAGCTCCTGCAGAAGGAGTCGTTACTGGTTGGGGAAAAATTGCTGGACGCATCGTGTATATATTTGCTCAGGATTTTACTGTTTTTGGAGGCGCTCTGGGAGAGATGCACGGACAAAAAATTGCGCGCATTATGGATCTTGCAGCTAAAAATGGAGCACCAGTCATTGGCTTAAACGATTCTGGTGGGGCGCGCATTCAAGAAGGGGTCGTCTCTCTAGACGGCTATGGTCATGTTTTTTATCGCAATGCCATTTACAGTGGCGTAGTTCCTCAAATCTCTGTTATTATGGGGCCTTGTGCTGGCGGTGCTGTTTATTCTCCAGCTATTACAGACTTTATCTTTATGGTGAATGGTACAAGTCAAATGTTTATTACTGGACCCAAAGTAATTGAAACGGTGACGGGCGAATCGATTAGTTCTGAAAATCTTGGTGGCGCTAAGGTTCATGCTAGTGTTAGTGGAGTCGCACATTTTGCGACCTCTACAGAAGAAGAAGCATTAGCTGGAGTGCGTCGTCTCTTATCTTTCTTGCCACAAAATCATCGCGATCAACCACCAGTTGGGGAAGTTGATGCAAAACGTGACATTGACGAAGATTTGCTTACGATAGTGCCCACAGATCCAACAAAGCCATACAATGTTCTTGAAGTGATTGAACGCATTGTGGATTTTGGGGATTTCTATGAAGTATCTCCGCAATTTGCGCGCAATGCTGTTGTCGGTTTTGCGAGAATGGATGGGCATCCAATCGGGATTGTCGCCAATCAACCAAAGTATCGGGCTGGAGGATTAGATATAGATTCTTCAGATAAAATCTCGCGCTTTATTCGCTTTTGTGATTCATTTAATATCCCCTTAGTTACTTTTGAAGACGTCACGGGCTTTATTCCAGGTGTTAAGCAAGAGCACGAGGGGATTATTCGTCATGGTGCAAAAATTTTATATGCGTACAGTGAAGCTACTGTACCAAAAATTACGGTCATTATTCGTAAAGCATACGGTGGAGCTTATGTAGCGCTAAATTCAAAAGCAATCGGCGCTGATCTTGTGCTGGCTTGGCCTTCTGCTGAAGTGGCCGTGATGGGGTCAGAAGGGGCCGCTAATATTATTTTTGCTCGTGAAATTAGTCTAAGTAAAGATCCAGAAAGCACGCGTGCTCAAAAAATTGCCGACTATAAACAGCAATTTGCCAATCCATATATTGCTGCTGCAGCTGGAATGGTAGACGACGTGATCGATCCGCGTGAGACACGTATAAAACTACTGGATGCATTAGAATCGTTGCGCTTTAAAGAAGAAGTTCGGCCCCATAAAAAACATGGGAATATACCGCTGTAA
- the mce gene encoding methylmalonyl-CoA epimerase translates to MNRPIRVLVAKPGLDGHDRGALIVAQGLRDAGMEVVYTGLRQTVDQIVQAAIQEDVDCIGLSSLSGAHMAQFPAVVEQLKKLGIEDILVIGGGVIPLDDVRELKKQGIAEVFTPGSTIADMAQFIRLHVVEKKWTDPFIPPTQIDHIGIAVKDLQSALAFYENTLGFSKIHEETIEDQHVHAVFLQVGEVHIELLESTTEDGPIARFVSTKGAGIHHIAYRVTDIESWLLRAKQSGYQLIDETPRNGGQHKRIAFLHPKMTQGVLTEFCEVIVD, encoded by the coding sequence GTGAATCGTCCTATTCGCGTGCTTGTGGCAAAACCAGGGTTAGATGGACACGATCGCGGTGCGTTGATTGTCGCACAGGGTTTGCGTGATGCCGGAATGGAAGTTGTATATACAGGTCTTCGTCAAACAGTTGATCAAATCGTACAAGCAGCTATTCAAGAAGACGTTGATTGTATTGGTTTATCCTCTTTATCTGGTGCACATATGGCGCAGTTCCCAGCGGTTGTCGAGCAACTAAAAAAGCTCGGCATTGAGGACATTCTTGTCATCGGTGGAGGGGTCATCCCACTAGATGATGTAAGGGAATTAAAAAAACAAGGCATTGCAGAGGTATTCACACCAGGCAGTACAATTGCTGATATGGCACAATTCATTAGACTTCACGTAGTAGAAAAAAAGTGGACAGACCCATTTATCCCTCCCACTCAAATTGATCATATCGGTATTGCAGTAAAAGATCTTCAATCAGCATTGGCATTTTACGAAAACACATTAGGTTTCTCAAAGATTCATGAAGAAACGATTGAAGATCAACATGTGCATGCGGTCTTTTTGCAAGTAGGTGAGGTACATATTGAACTGCTCGAATCGACGACAGAGGATGGTCCCATCGCTCGGTTTGTATCCACTAAAGGTGCTGGTATACATCATATTGCCTATCGCGTAACTGATATTGAATCATGGTTGTTACGTGCAAAACAGTCGGGGTATCAATTAATTGATGAAACTCCACGAAATGGCGGGCAACATAAGCGTATTGCATTTTTACATCCTAAGATGACACAAGGTGTATTGACAGAATTCTGCGAGGTTATTGTAGATTAA
- a CDS encoding M20/M25/M40 family metallo-hydrolase produces MDAVLTIDQERLIADFMTLVSIGSHSREEANVAAYIKGAVEELGYSVEEDQAGDVVGGNSGNLIVRVPGHADWPTVLLMAHMDTVAPGHGVRPIRHADRITSDGRTILGADDKAGVAGLLHLLTMLHATGEDHPPLEVVFTICEEVGLLGAKALDRSSLKANYGFVFDSGGPLGSVVTHGPAQAKMMAIVHGKAAHAGMAPEKGVSAIEVAAHAISEMKLGRIDERTTANIGQIKGGFATNIVCDAVELYAEARSLDDDRLQAQQSHMTQVLEQTAKRYGVHADVEWTASYPAFALPEDSFLRSISANAIHRLGLPTNFVHSGGGSDANVISGKGIPVVNLAIGYQQIHTLEEWIALDDLTGSAQLMVELIRAISEYENHA; encoded by the coding sequence ATGGATGCAGTGTTAACCATCGATCAAGAACGGCTGATTGCAGATTTTATGACGTTGGTATCTATTGGTAGCCATTCGCGTGAAGAAGCCAATGTAGCGGCATATATCAAAGGTGCGGTAGAAGAGCTTGGCTATTCTGTTGAAGAAGATCAGGCTGGAGATGTAGTTGGCGGCAATTCTGGAAACTTGATTGTCAGAGTCCCTGGTCATGCAGATTGGCCGACTGTTTTATTAATGGCACATATGGATACGGTTGCACCAGGACATGGAGTACGTCCTATACGGCACGCAGATCGTATCACAAGTGATGGACGTACAATCTTAGGTGCAGATGATAAAGCGGGAGTAGCAGGATTATTGCATTTGCTTACTATGCTACATGCGACTGGAGAAGATCATCCTCCGCTTGAAGTGGTTTTTACCATATGTGAAGAAGTGGGATTACTAGGTGCTAAGGCATTGGATCGTTCTTCTCTTAAGGCTAACTATGGCTTTGTTTTTGATTCTGGTGGACCGCTTGGATCAGTCGTAACTCACGGTCCTGCACAGGCAAAAATGATGGCCATCGTGCACGGTAAAGCGGCACATGCAGGCATGGCTCCTGAAAAAGGTGTTAGCGCCATTGAAGTAGCAGCTCACGCAATCTCGGAGATGAAACTAGGGCGCATCGATGAGAGGACTACAGCAAATATTGGACAAATAAAAGGTGGGTTTGCCACTAATATTGTGTGCGATGCTGTGGAATTGTACGCTGAGGCACGTAGTTTAGATGATGACCGCTTACAAGCACAGCAAAGTCACATGACTCAAGTGTTAGAACAAACCGCAAAGCGTTATGGAGTACATGCAGATGTTGAATGGACAGCGAGTTATCCTGCATTTGCATTACCTGAAGACTCCTTTTTGAGAAGTATATCAGCAAATGCGATCCATCGCTTGGGACTACCAACAAACTTTGTGCACTCTGGCGGTGGAAGTGATGCCAATGTCATTTCAGGAAAGGGTATCCCTGTAGTTAATTTAGCGATTGGATACCAACAGATCCATACCCTTGAAGAATGGATCGCGCTTGACGATTTAACCGGTTCTGCTCAATTGATGGTAGAATTAATTCGGGCTATTTCCGAATACGAGAATCACGCTTAA
- a CDS encoding endonuclease Q family protein: MIAAKPSLTQYYVDGHIHIGRANGGEPIKISAAPSLTLTQVIHIAMEEKGIQMIGLIDAVATPVLRDIEEMLASNHLRPLQAGGLQAQNGLTILLGGEIEVRGPTGGAAHFGVFVPHIEELRELAQWLSKEQTNSSLSSQRVKYANANELGAFIYDLKGILMVNHAFTPHKGLYGNCVAHLADMIDPKYVTAIELGLSSDTEMADYLSELSEFTFVTNSDAHSLPRIAREYHVAALGAPTFGDYQAALLREGEGSIVKNIGLFPDLGKYHLTACAICHAPITNEGAPCTSCGATRTIPGVANRLHEIADRSHSVSPAHRPPYIHQVPLAFIPGIGSKLINKLLDHFGTEMNILNEVPKNDLAKVIGDRLADLVIKARFGELSFEAGHGGRYGKILIVQNS; encoded by the coding sequence ATGATTGCTGCTAAGCCATCTCTTACACAGTATTATGTTGATGGGCACATTCATATAGGGAGAGCAAACGGCGGCGAACCGATTAAAATTTCTGCGGCACCTTCTCTTACCTTGACCCAGGTCATTCATATAGCGATGGAAGAAAAGGGCATTCAGATGATCGGTTTAATAGATGCAGTTGCCACACCGGTATTGCGTGATATTGAAGAGATGCTAGCAAGTAATCACCTTAGGCCCTTACAAGCAGGTGGATTACAAGCACAAAATGGATTAACCATTCTCTTAGGTGGGGAAATAGAGGTGCGCGGTCCAACGGGAGGGGCGGCTCATTTTGGTGTATTTGTGCCACATATAGAAGAACTAAGGGAGCTTGCACAGTGGCTTTCTAAAGAACAGACGAACTCTTCTTTATCATCACAACGAGTAAAATATGCAAACGCAAACGAACTAGGGGCATTCATCTATGACCTAAAAGGTATTCTTATGGTCAATCATGCATTTACACCACACAAAGGTCTTTATGGTAATTGTGTCGCCCATTTAGCAGATATGATCGATCCAAAGTATGTTACAGCGATAGAGTTAGGATTATCGTCAGACACAGAAATGGCTGATTATTTATCAGAACTGAGTGAGTTCACTTTTGTTACTAATAGTGATGCGCATTCTTTACCGCGCATCGCTCGTGAATATCATGTAGCAGCATTAGGTGCTCCGACGTTTGGTGACTATCAAGCTGCACTCCTGCGAGAGGGCGAGGGGAGTATAGTGAAAAATATCGGATTATTCCCTGATCTAGGTAAATACCACCTAACTGCTTGTGCGATTTGTCATGCTCCCATAACGAATGAGGGGGCACCCTGTACATCGTGTGGAGCTACCCGAACAATCCCTGGTGTTGCCAACCGTTTGCATGAGATTGCAGATCGTTCGCATTCGGTATCTCCTGCGCATAGGCCACCCTATATTCACCAGGTACCTCTTGCATTTATACCTGGAATTGGATCTAAGCTCATCAACAAATTACTCGATCATTTTGGAACGGAAATGAACATTTTAAATGAAGTGCCGAAAAATGATTTAGCAAAGGTCATCGGTGATCGGTTAGCAGACTTAGTGATCAAAGCGCGTTTTGGTGAATTGTCCTTTGAAGCAGGGCACGGTGGGCGCTATGGCAAAATTCTTATCGTGCAAAACAGCTAG
- a CDS encoding ABC1 kinase family protein, which yields MMRIIVMSLVFFWQIHRLLRKERRQHRPLPKHVWDKLWRAQAKEFRKTALELEGMMIKLGQFLSSRADLLPQSCIEELEQLQDRITPVAFPVIQQQLVQSYDGDLSTYFQTIEQTPIAAASLGQVHKGILSSGECVAIKVQRPHIARMIRTDLLAIRIVISIIQKSAPLRDRIDLYAIYDEVQRTTFEELDYHIEAAHLEQFTHFFAQRTGIKVPRLFAQLTRKHVLVMEYMVGAKINDLTFMEEHNIDPGDVAKRFIEAFLAQVMYDGFFHADPHAGNVWIDEKGQLIFLDFGMMGHIDQPNRDGLRHFLRAIVDEDARQMLYSLREMGVIVLPDADIHALLQSLRSLMTPYFENQTPDLITNEMIQGILIALQTFVYEQPMQLPYHLTFLGRAAGIVAGLSTEIEPTVPYLAIIQPYLSRKAKGNTKENNTAEAEHTKTDHSSFHWAQFLQSRGLLDWIRVLYRLWSPLHRLSSAVSSTFEQFGTGHLRLEKIHDHTILRTFHRVINRLAWFSLMIFFAVESFEAYLHRQEKEAAIGTGLALIFLIAAMRNSRQTEALFKRDSRIRK from the coding sequence ATGATGCGAATCATTGTGATGAGCCTAGTATTTTTCTGGCAAATTCATCGCCTGTTACGGAAAGAACGTCGTCAACATCGACCACTTCCAAAGCATGTATGGGATAAACTGTGGCGCGCACAAGCGAAAGAGTTTCGAAAGACTGCGCTTGAGCTAGAAGGTATGATGATCAAACTTGGGCAGTTTCTTAGTTCTCGTGCCGATTTATTACCCCAATCGTGTATTGAGGAATTAGAACAATTACAAGATCGCATCACTCCTGTAGCATTCCCAGTGATCCAACAACAACTCGTTCAATCCTATGATGGAGATTTATCCACCTATTTTCAAACAATTGAACAAACACCTATAGCTGCAGCATCGCTAGGTCAAGTACATAAAGGAATTTTATCATCAGGTGAATGTGTGGCCATTAAAGTACAACGACCTCATATAGCGCGTATGATCCGCACTGATCTACTGGCCATACGCATCGTGATTTCTATCATACAAAAAAGTGCTCCGTTACGAGATCGGATCGATTTATATGCGATCTATGATGAGGTGCAACGCACGACGTTTGAAGAGTTAGACTATCACATCGAAGCTGCTCATCTCGAACAATTTACACATTTTTTCGCTCAGCGAACAGGCATAAAAGTCCCTAGACTATTTGCACAGTTGACTCGGAAACATGTATTAGTGATGGAATATATGGTAGGTGCAAAGATCAATGATCTAACCTTCATGGAAGAACACAACATCGATCCAGGAGACGTTGCAAAACGATTTATAGAAGCCTTTCTAGCACAAGTAATGTACGATGGGTTTTTTCACGCAGATCCACATGCAGGTAATGTATGGATTGATGAGAAAGGACAGCTTATTTTTTTAGATTTTGGCATGATGGGCCACATTGATCAACCTAACCGTGATGGGTTACGTCATTTCCTTCGTGCAATTGTCGATGAAGATGCACGTCAAATGCTCTACTCGTTACGAGAGATGGGCGTAATCGTTCTACCAGATGCTGATATTCACGCCTTATTGCAATCTTTGCGCTCACTAATGACTCCATACTTTGAAAACCAAACGCCAGATCTCATCACCAACGAAATGATTCAAGGCATTCTTATAGCATTACAAACATTTGTTTACGAACAACCTATGCAGCTCCCTTATCATCTCACCTTTCTGGGGCGTGCTGCAGGAATTGTAGCTGGTTTATCTACTGAAATAGAGCCAACCGTCCCCTACTTAGCCATCATTCAACCCTATCTATCACGCAAAGCCAAAGGAAATACAAAAGAAAACAACACGGCAGAAGCTGAACACACAAAGACTGATCATTCATCATTTCACTGGGCACAGTTTTTACAAAGTCGCGGATTACTCGATTGGATTCGTGTTCTCTATCGTCTATGGAGTCCATTACATCGATTATCATCTGCCGTAAGCTCAACTTTTGAACAATTTGGAACTGGTCATCTTCGCCTAGAAAAAATACACGACCACACTATTTTGCGAACTTTTCATCGAGTCATTAACCGTTTAGCGTGGTTTTCTTTAATGATTTTTTTTGCAGTAGAAAGTTTTGAGGCATACTTGCATAGACAAGAAAAAGAAGCTGCGATTGGAACAGGTCTGGCACTCATCTTCCTTATCGCAGCCATGCGTAATTCTAGACAAACTGAAGCATTATTTAAGCGTGATTCTCGTATTCGGAAATAG
- the ald gene encoding alanine dehydrogenase, with translation MFIGVPKEIKDNENRVAMTPAGVRSLISAGHTVIVETSAGVGSGFLDDDYRQAGAQLGATAADVWNTVDMIMKVKEPLPSEYRYFRENLILFTYLHLAPEYELTQALMNSGIVAVAYETIQLPDRSLPLLMPMSEVAGRMSVQIGAHFLEHSAGGKGIVLGGVPGVMPGQVVIVGGGIVGINAAKMAMGTGADVTILDVNADRLRQLDDLFAGRVRTLMSNEYNLELAVQSADLLVGAVLIPGSRAPKLVTEQMVEKMSRGSVIVDVAIDQGGSIETIDHVTTHSHPTYEKHGVIHYAVANMPGAVPRTSTLALTNVTLPYALQLANKGYVAAVSDNPALAKGVNVLKGRVTYEAVAQGLHLEYTPLDQVLVG, from the coding sequence GTGTTTATCGGGGTACCGAAAGAAATTAAGGATAATGAAAATCGCGTAGCCATGACACCGGCGGGTGTTCGTTCACTCATTTCGGCTGGGCATACGGTCATAGTTGAAACAAGTGCAGGAGTGGGAAGTGGGTTTCTTGATGACGACTATCGGCAAGCTGGTGCACAGCTTGGAGCAACTGCAGCCGATGTATGGAATACCGTTGATATGATCATGAAAGTAAAGGAACCTCTACCAAGTGAATATCGCTATTTTCGGGAAAATTTAATCCTATTCACCTATCTCCATCTTGCACCGGAATATGAACTCACACAAGCATTGATGAATAGCGGCATTGTTGCTGTTGCGTATGAAACGATTCAACTCCCAGATCGCTCTTTGCCGTTACTTATGCCTATGAGCGAAGTCGCAGGAAGAATGTCCGTTCAAATCGGTGCACATTTCCTAGAACATTCAGCGGGTGGAAAAGGAATTGTATTGGGTGGAGTACCTGGTGTCATGCCTGGACAAGTAGTGATTGTTGGTGGGGGCATCGTCGGTATCAATGCAGCCAAAATGGCCATGGGTACAGGGGCTGATGTAACTATTTTAGATGTGAATGCAGATCGCTTGCGCCAGCTTGACGATTTATTTGCAGGGCGCGTTCGTACACTCATGTCGAATGAATACAACCTTGAATTAGCTGTTCAGTCTGCAGATCTACTTGTAGGTGCAGTGCTGATTCCAGGATCACGCGCACCAAAACTGGTTACTGAACAGATGGTTGAAAAAATGTCGCGCGGTTCAGTCATTGTAGACGTAGCAATCGATCAAGGTGGGTCCATTGAGACCATTGATCATGTAACTACGCATAGCCATCCTACATATGAAAAGCATGGTGTGATACATTATGCAGTGGCTAATATGCCAGGTGCAGTTCCGCGTACGTCGACACTTGCCTTAACCAATGTAACATTGCCTTATGCATTGCAACTCGCCAATAAAGGGTATGTTGCCGCAGTGTCTGATAATCCAGCACTTGCAAAAGGGGTTAATGTCCTAAAAGGTCGTGTCACATATGAAGCGGTGGCACAGGGACTACATCTAGAATATACTCCTCTCGATCAAGTACTTGTCGGTTAA
- the xerD gene encoding site-specific tyrosine recombinase XerD → MDPQITLFIQYIMVERGLSSNTVHAYQTDLVAFSKFLEERHIQEFSEVDRTLLVLYLQNLRIQKRAAATIARNVASLRALFEFLARERYLTSNPAYDLESPKTAKRLPHSLTLEEVEHLLAAPDTHQPLGLRDKAMLELLYATGLRVSELITLRVFDVNLSASFIQCFGKGAKERIIPLGSLARHAIDTYILTARTHMLRDPQESALFVNHLGDPLTRQGFWKIIKKYANIAGIQSELTPHTLRHSFATHLLEHGADLRAVQEMLGHADISTTQIYTHVTRSRLQDVYHNSHPRA, encoded by the coding sequence TTGGATCCCCAAATTACGCTGTTTATTCAATACATCATGGTAGAACGCGGATTGTCCTCCAATACTGTTCATGCCTATCAGACAGACTTAGTTGCGTTTAGTAAATTTTTAGAGGAACGTCATATCCAAGAGTTTAGTGAAGTTGATCGCACACTTCTCGTTTTATACCTTCAAAATTTGCGTATTCAAAAACGGGCAGCAGCTACCATTGCACGAAATGTAGCTAGTTTACGCGCCTTATTTGAATTTCTTGCACGCGAGAGATACCTTACGTCTAATCCAGCGTATGATCTAGAATCTCCAAAAACTGCGAAACGTTTGCCGCATAGTCTGACATTAGAAGAGGTAGAACATTTACTTGCTGCTCCAGATACACACCAACCATTAGGATTACGCGATAAAGCAATGCTTGAACTTTTATATGCCACAGGTCTTCGAGTGTCTGAACTCATTACTCTTCGTGTATTCGATGTGAACTTATCCGCTTCTTTTATTCAATGCTTTGGAAAGGGTGCAAAAGAACGGATTATTCCATTGGGAAGTTTAGCTCGTCACGCCATTGACACCTATATACTTACTGCACGTACACATATGTTACGAGATCCACAAGAAAGCGCACTTTTTGTCAATCATTTAGGTGATCCGCTCACCCGTCAAGGTTTTTGGAAAATCATTAAAAAATACGCTAACATTGCAGGTATTCAATCTGAACTAACTCCACACACACTACGCCATTCGTTTGCAACTCATTTATTAGAACATGGAGCAGATCTGCGTGCAGTACAAGAGATGCTTGGACATGCAGACATTTCAACTACGCAAATCTATACGCATGTAACGCGATCACGCTTACAGGATGTTTATCATAACAGCCATCCGCGCGCCTAA
- a CDS encoding RNHCP domain-containing protein: MEQKRFTVINDSFVCRVCQTEVLPLHKGCRNHCPHCLHSVHVDKFPGDRAANCEGIMIPVRIFMHSKKGYMVEHQCEHCGYRSVNKLALEDATQPDEMHTVLELVRKSAH, translated from the coding sequence GTGGAACAGAAGCGCTTTACTGTTATTAATGATTCATTTGTTTGTCGCGTGTGTCAAACAGAAGTTCTGCCATTGCATAAAGGGTGTCGTAATCATTGCCCACATTGTCTTCACAGTGTGCATGTGGACAAGTTCCCAGGAGATCGGGCGGCAAACTGCGAGGGGATCATGATTCCTGTACGTATATTTATGCATAGTAAAAAAGGCTATATGGTAGAACATCAGTGTGAACACTGTGGATACCGCTCAGTCAATAAATTGGCGCTTGAAGATGCCACCCAACCTGACGAAATGCACACTGTATTAGAATTGGTCAGGAAAAGTGCACATTAA
- a CDS encoding NUDIX hydrolase: protein MNEQLHETQTATKEIFRGKMISLRVDTVTLPNGKTTTREVVEHPGAVAIVALPTSDEVLLVHQFRYATGQVSIELPAGKLEPNEQPDQAAIRELQEETGYHTSTIAPVMQFFSTPGFSDERMYLYVAKDLTSGEQQLDEDEFVSCTRANKMKVKEMIAQGDITDAKTLVGLLWWLQQS, encoded by the coding sequence ATGAATGAACAACTACATGAGACTCAAACTGCAACAAAAGAAATTTTCCGCGGTAAGATGATTAGTCTACGCGTGGACACTGTAACATTACCAAATGGCAAGACAACCACTCGAGAAGTGGTAGAGCATCCCGGAGCGGTAGCCATCGTTGCACTGCCTACAAGTGATGAAGTGTTGCTTGTTCACCAATTTAGGTATGCAACAGGACAAGTGTCCATTGAATTGCCAGCTGGTAAACTTGAACCAAATGAGCAACCAGATCAAGCAGCGATTAGGGAGTTACAAGAAGAAACTGGCTATCATACATCCACAATTGCTCCTGTTATGCAATTTTTTTCAACTCCAGGCTTTTCTGATGAACGGATGTATCTCTATGTTGCAAAAGATCTTACAAGTGGAGAACAACAGCTAGATGAAGATGAATTTGTTTCCTGTACTCGTGCAAACAAAATGAAGGTCAAAGAAATGATTGCACAAGGAGATATCACTGATGCTAAAACGTTAGTCGGTTTACTATGGTGGTTACAACAATCATGA